The following are from one region of the Indicator indicator isolate 239-I01 chromosome 14, UM_Iind_1.1, whole genome shotgun sequence genome:
- the MGP gene encoding matrix Gla protein produces MRTLIILTLLAVLVVAAMCYESHESMESHEYLNPFISRRRANDFIQADGRLEAISQERIRERVKAPRERQREICEDYIPCKQYSLYRGYAAAYRHYFDRRRTK; encoded by the exons ATGCGTACTCTCATCATCCTTACACTGCTGGCTGTCTTGGTGGTAGCTGCTATGTGCTATG agtcCCATGAGAGCATGGAATCCCATGAGTATCTCA ATCCCTTCATCAGCAGGCGAAGGGCCAACGACTTCATACAAGCTGATGGGAGACTGGAAGCCATCTCTCAGGAGAG GATCAGGGAACGTGTTAAGGCACCCCGGGAACGTCAGAGGGAGATCTGTGAAGACTACATCCCCTGCAAACAGTACTCTTTGTACCGTGGCTATGCTGCTGCTTACAGGCACTATTTTGACAGGAGGAGAACTAAATAA